TGGTTCCATTCTTTTCGAAGTTATAAGCATTATGATAAGATATAGGCATTGTTTTACAATAAACGTAGTAATGAAAACATATAGTATATCAGAAAACTTTTCCCTTGAAATGATATAGGCTATAACATGTATTACCTATATATAATGAAGGAAACATGAAGATAAGTCTGACTACATCTGGAATGAATAAATTATGAAATTTTTTTTGCTTATGATTTTGAACTAATATAAACTTCTAACAGATTCCAATGGGGTGCACGTGAGGGCCCGCTTTGCGACGAGCCAATCAGGAACGTTAAGTTTAAATTCTTGGATGCGAAAATTGCACCAGAGCCACTACATTGTGGAACTGGTCAAATCATTCCAACTGCTCGTCGTGTGGCTTATTCAGCTTTTCTCATGGCAAAACCACCTCTTATGGAGCCTGTTTACTATGTCGAGGTAAGAACCATGTAACCTTATTTTAACTATTCTTGTTAAATAACTAAATCTTTTAGGATTCTCCTTGTACTTTAATGTTTGGTAAAGTTTAGCATTTGTTTACTCTCGAATAACTTCCTTGTCTATTTAAATTTCAGATACAAACACCTATAGATTATGTTTCTGCTATATACACGGTGTTATCACGAAGACGTGGGCATATAATTGCTGATGTCCCTCAACCAGGAACACCATCCTACATAGTCAAGGTTTTATGTGTTGAATTTTATGTTTCTGTATGTATGATGTTGGCGTGTTGAATTGTACTAATGTATTTGAAATTAACGTGAATTTTAAGGCGTTTCTACCAGTTATTGAATCGTTCAATTTTGAGACGGATTTGCGGTATCATACACAAGGGCAGGCATTTGCTCTATCGGCTTTTGATCATTGGGCCATCGTTCCTGGTGATCCGTTGGATAAAAGAATTGTATTAAGACCACTTGAGCCTGCACCAATTCAATACCTTGCACGTGAGTTTATGGTGAAAACAAGGCGTAGAAAGGTACACCATCTTTTCATTCATTTTGTGTCTTTTTAAAGTCATTTTATTTTAGCTAAAAAAAT
This window of the Rutidosis leptorrhynchoides isolate AG116_Rl617_1_P2 chromosome 7, CSIRO_AGI_Rlap_v1, whole genome shotgun sequence genome carries:
- the LOC139859344 gene encoding 110 kDa U5 small nuclear ribonucleoprotein component CLO-like produces the protein MWLSHSGCHLFPIKIQFRFQWGAREGPLCDEPIRNVKFKFLDAKIAPEPLHCGTGQIIPTARRVAYSAFLMAKPPLMEPVYYVEIQTPIDYVSAIYTVLSRRRGHIIADVPQPGTPSYIVKAFLPVIESFNFETDLRYHTQGQAFALSAFDHWAIVPGDPLDKRIVLRPLEPAPIQYLAREFMVKTRRRKGMSEDVSINKFFDELALCKCFCWYPEFMVFGGTQHREFSIVVATSRDWSQVEVEWQSGRIKWAGNIEKQFNAVSSKLHSKEKKKGKE